A part of Liolophura sinensis isolate JHLJ2023 chromosome 1, CUHK_Ljap_v2, whole genome shotgun sequence genomic DNA contains:
- the LOC135482178 gene encoding aquaporin-8-like, with product MAVQDLPSVVCVAIAHGLTIALLVASFGAVSGGHLNPAVTLGVFLSGGIKPLLAMAYVVAQLLGSLVGAGLVRAVLPSTTFKAIGGGAHNLVQGVGPGQGIVCETLLTMTLVLAVLMCAVDTDKNVLAPLAIGFAVTVDILAGINVTGASMNPARSFGPAVVVSNVSNVWSYHYVYWVGPLMGSLLATLLYRLCFANPDNRLVMRGTPQTTYQRFE from the exons ATGGCGGTGCAAGATTTACCGTCCGTCGTTTGCGTGGCCATAGCACACGGACTGACCATAGCCCTGTTGGTCGCATCTTTCGGAGCAGTCAG CGGTGGCCACCTCAACCCAGCAGTCACCCTCGGTGTATTCCTGTCTGGTGGAATCAAACCTCTGCTGGCCATGGCCTATGTTGTGGCCCAGCTCCTCGGCAGTCTGGTCGGGGCCGGTTTGGTCCGG GCTGTATTGCCCAGCACCACTTTTAAGGCTATAGGAGGGGGCGCCCACAATCTGGTCCAGGGAGTTGGGCCAGGCCAGGGGATTGTCTGTGAGACTCTGCTCACCATGACTCTCGTGCTCGCCGTCCTCATGTGCGCTGTCGACACCGACAAGAACGTCCTCGCCCCGCTCGCCATTGGATTCGCCGTCACAGTCGACATTTTGGCTGG gATCAACGTCACTGGAGCTTCCATGAATCCAGCCAGAAGCTTCGGCCCTGCTGTCGTCGTGAGCAACGTATCCAACGTCTGGTCGTATCATTATGTGTATTGGGTGGGCCCTCTTATGGGTTCACTTTTAGCGACGCTACTGTACAG ACTGTGCTTTGCTAATCCTGATAACCGCCTGGTTATGAGAGGAACACCGCAGACAACTTACCAACGGTTTGAGTAA